In a single window of the Oryctolagus cuniculus chromosome 2, mOryCun1.1, whole genome shotgun sequence genome:
- the THAP1 gene encoding THAP domain-containing protein 1 isoform X1: MVQSCSAYGCKNRYDKDKPVSFHKFPLTRPSLCKKWEAAVRRKNFKPTKYSSICSEHFTPDCFKRECNNKLLKENAVPTIFLCIEPHDKKEDVLGSQEQLPPAPLTPPISQMDAAIGLLMPPLQTPDNLSVFCDHNYTVEDTMHQRKRIQQLEQQVEKLRKKLKTAQQRCRRQERQLEKLREVVHFQKERDDSSERGYVILPSDCFEIVEVPA; encoded by the exons ATGGTGCAGTCGTGTTCCGCTTACGGCTGCAAGAACCGGTACGACAAGGACAAGCCCGTGTCTTTCCACAA GTTTCCACTTACTCGCCCCAGTCTTTGTAAAAAATGGGAGGCGGCTGTCAGAAGAAAAAACTTTAAGcccaccaagtacagcagcattTGTTCAGAGCACTTTACCCCAGACTGCTTTAAGAGGGAGTGCAACAACAAGTTACTGAAGGAGAATGCTGTTCCCACGATATTTCTTTGTATTGAACCACATGACAAG AAGGAAGATGTGCTGGGCTCACAGGAGCAGCTGCCTCCAGCTCCTTTAACACCGCCCATCTCCCAGATGGATGCTGCTATTGGGTTGCTGATGCCTCCTCTGCAGACCCCTGACAACCTCTCGGTTTTCTGTGACCACAACTACACCGTGGAGGACACGATGCACCAGAGGAAAAGGATTCAGCAACTGGAACAGCAGGTCGAGAAACTCAGGAAGAAGCTCAAGACGGCACAGCAGCGATGCAGAAGACAAGAGCGGCAGCTTGAAAAGCTGAGGGAGGTCGTGCACTTCCAGAAGGAGAGAGACGACTCGTCGGAGAGAGGCTACGTGATTCTGCCAAGTGACTGCTTTGAGATAGTGGAAGTGCCGGCATGA
- the THAP1 gene encoding THAP domain-containing protein 1 isoform X2, whose product MFPLTRPSLCKKWEAAVRRKNFKPTKYSSICSEHFTPDCFKRECNNKLLKENAVPTIFLCIEPHDKKEDVLGSQEQLPPAPLTPPISQMDAAIGLLMPPLQTPDNLSVFCDHNYTVEDTMHQRKRIQQLEQQVEKLRKKLKTAQQRCRRQERQLEKLREVVHFQKERDDSSERGYVILPSDCFEIVEVPA is encoded by the exons at GTTTCCACTTACTCGCCCCAGTCTTTGTAAAAAATGGGAGGCGGCTGTCAGAAGAAAAAACTTTAAGcccaccaagtacagcagcattTGTTCAGAGCACTTTACCCCAGACTGCTTTAAGAGGGAGTGCAACAACAAGTTACTGAAGGAGAATGCTGTTCCCACGATATTTCTTTGTATTGAACCACATGACAAG AAGGAAGATGTGCTGGGCTCACAGGAGCAGCTGCCTCCAGCTCCTTTAACACCGCCCATCTCCCAGATGGATGCTGCTATTGGGTTGCTGATGCCTCCTCTGCAGACCCCTGACAACCTCTCGGTTTTCTGTGACCACAACTACACCGTGGAGGACACGATGCACCAGAGGAAAAGGATTCAGCAACTGGAACAGCAGGTCGAGAAACTCAGGAAGAAGCTCAAGACGGCACAGCAGCGATGCAGAAGACAAGAGCGGCAGCTTGAAAAGCTGAGGGAGGTCGTGCACTTCCAGAAGGAGAGAGACGACTCGTCGGAGAGAGGCTACGTGATTCTGCCAAGTGACTGCTTTGAGATAGTGGAAGTGCCGGCATGA